Genomic segment of Kingella negevensis:
AGTTGTTCCGCCATGCGTTTGGTTAGGGTTGTTACCAACACGCGCTCGCCTTTTTCTTTGCGGATATTGATTTCACTCAATAAATCATCAACTTGCGTACCAACTGGGCGGATAATGATTTCAGGGTCTAGCAAACCAGTCGGGCGCACGACTTGTTCCACAATTTGCCCTGCGTGTTCGGCTTCGTAGGCGGCTGGCGTGGCGGACACAAACACGGTTTGCGGCATGGCGCGTTCAAATTCGTGGAATTTGAGCGGACGATTATCACGCGCGGACGGCAGCCTGAAACCGTAATCAACCAAATTTTGCTTGCGGCTGGCATCGCCTTTGTACATCGCGCCAATTTGCCCAATGGTAACGTGGCTTTCGTCAATGAATAAAATCGCGTTTTTCGGCAAATAATCCATTAAAGTTGGCGGTGGTTCGCCCTCTTTTTTGCCCGAAAAGTGGCGGCTGTAATTTTCAATCCCTTTGCAAAAACCCATTTCATACAGCATTTCTAAATCAAATCGTGTGCGTTGTTCAATGCGTTGTTGTTCTACTGGGCGGTTTTCATTTGTATAAAATTCAATGCGTTGGCGCAGTTCTTCTTTAATGGATTCGCAAGCGCGTAACACGGTGTCGCGTGGGGTAACGTAGTGGCTGCTGGGGAAAATGGTGTATCGCCCGACACGTTGGTGCAGGCTGCCTGAAAGTGGGTCAAACAGCGATAGGCGGTCAATTTCATCGTCAAACAGCGAAATTCGCAGCGCGTAATCCGAGCTTTCGGCTGGATACACGTCCACCACGTCACCGCGCACGCGAAACGAGCCGCGTTTGAAATCGACGTCGCCGCGTTCGTATTGCATGGACACGAGTGTGGCGATGATGTCGCGTTGGTCGATTTGGTCGCCTTCTTTGACCGATAAAACCATTTGTTGATATTCGGTCGGGTCGCCGATACCGTAAATGGCGGACACGGTGGCGACAATGATTACGTCATTGCGCGTCATCAGGTTTTTGGTGGCGGACAGGCGCATTTGTTCAATGTGTTCGTTGATTGCGCTGTCTTTTTCAATGAATAGGTCGCGGCTGGGGACGTAGGCTTCGGGTTGATAATAGTCGTAGTAGGACACGAAATATTCTACGGCGTTTTCGGGGAAAAATTCGCGCATTTCGGCGTAGAGTTGGGCGGCTAGGGTTTTGTTGTGTGCCATGATGATGGCTGGTCGTCCGCTTTGGGCAATCACATTCGCCATAGTGTAGGTTTTGCCTGAACCTGTTACGCCGAGTAGGGTTTGGCTAGACAAGCCGTCTGACAAACCGTCTAACAAGCTTGCAATGGCGGTGGGTTGGTCGCCTGCTGGGGGAAAGGGTTGGTGTAATTTGAATGGGGAGTTTGGGAATTGGATAATTTGCATTTTTTCAGGCTGCCTGAATGTGAAATTTTGAGAACTTGGGATTATACGATTTTAGGTTTCAGGCTGCCTGAAAATTAGCCGCAGGTCAGATTTTTGAATCCAACATTCCGAAGAAAATTTTTAATTTGATTGTGGATTTGAAAATTGTCGGATTCAAGAATCCGACCTACAAATAGACATAAGAACAATAAAAAAAGCAGCCTGAAAACGTATTTCAAACGTTTCAGGCTGCCTAAAAATATCACTGAATAATAGAACGCGGATTCATCATCGCATTGCGATAGCGTAATTCAAAATAAACGCCTTGTTCGCCCGTAGACAATGTGCCGCTTGTGCCAATATTTTGCCCTGCAACCACGCGGCTGCCTGCGCTCACGGCGGTGGTACTCAAGCCCATGTAAACGGTTTTATAATCGCCGCCATGGTCGATAATCACGGTGTTGCCAGCGTTTTTAATCGCTTCGCCCGTGTAAACCACTTGCCCTGAACCCACGCTGTTCACGCTGGTGTTGAGCGGCGCAGCGATAAACAAGCCGCGCCATGTGCCACCTGTTGAACGCAACGAACCGTATGTGCCTGCCAATTTGCCTGCGGCTGGCAATGGCAAACGTCCTTTCAGGC
This window contains:
- the uvrB gene encoding excinuclease ABC subunit UvrB, with amino-acid sequence MQIIQFPNSPFKLHQPFPPAGDQPTAIASLLDGLSDGLSSQTLLGVTGSGKTYTMANVIAQSGRPAIIMAHNKTLAAQLYAEMREFFPENAVEYFVSYYDYYQPEAYVPSRDLFIEKDSAINEHIEQMRLSATKNLMTRNDVIIVATVSAIYGIGDPTEYQQMVLSVKEGDQIDQRDIIATLVSMQYERGDVDFKRGSFRVRGDVVDVYPAESSDYALRISLFDDEIDRLSLFDPLSGSLHQRVGRYTIFPSSHYVTPRDTVLRACESIKEELRQRIEFYTNENRPVEQQRIEQRTRFDLEMLYEMGFCKGIENYSRHFSGKKEGEPPPTLMDYLPKNAILFIDESHVTIGQIGAMYKGDASRKQNLVDYGFRLPSARDNRPLKFHEFERAMPQTVFVSATPAAYEAEHAGQIVEQVVRPTGLLDPEIIIRPVGTQVDDLLSEINIRKEKGERVLVTTLTKRMAEQLTDYYTELGVKVRYLHSDIDTVERVEIIRDLRLGLFDVLVGINLLREGLDIPEVSLVAILDADKEGFLRSHRSLIQTIGRAARNVNGMAILYADKITDSMKSAIDETERRREKQMKFNEEHGIVPQQINKKVKDLIDGVYNAETEVSGSLKPKSSKKKAAKTEIRTEQDAIDEITRLEKQMQQAARDLQFEEAAVLRDRIRLIKESLLFGAE